Within Deltaproteobacteria bacterium, the genomic segment GGGGGGACTTGAGCTCAGCATACAGGCGGCACAACAGGTACGCCTCTTCAGCCCCTGACAGACCAGTGCAGTTGACGCGCCCCTGTGGGTGGCGAATTATCTTCAACAGATCATCAATAGAGTGACCAAGGAGTTTCATATGAGATGCGTTTGCCCGTTTGAGGGTTGTATTTGGGAAAAAGATTCGCAACTATTCAGGAGTGAGGAGTCAGGAGCCAGAATCCAGAATAAAAGAAGTGTATGCTTGAAGTAATTTACTGACCTCTTCAAGTGTTGGGAAACTATCGCTAAACTTATACGTGGACAAAACGGATTGATGTGCCTTTTGCGAAACAATCAAGTCTTGAAAATCCTTAGCGGGCTACCTTCTCATTCTGGCTCCTGAATTCCGGCTCCTGGCTCCCGAGTAGTTACAAAGATTCAATCTATATAAGACAGAAGTTCCCGCCATTCAAGGGGTCAGTGCTGATCATGCCTGAATCCGGGGAAAATAGCCCCGGGGACGCAGCCTGATGACACAGTGAAAATGCCAGCAACACGTACAGTCCTTGCATCAGGATCTCAACATTTCGCTTGACAATATGATATCAGTTCTGTAAACTGGTACATAAATTGCATAGGGACGCGAGCCAATACTTGAAACATACACAGCGACATCAGCACAAGTCAACAATAACAAGTACTTGAACTAGCTTACCTCGCGCTGACACCTAGTCTTTCGCTCCCTCGGCTTATCTGCGATTCCCCAAAACAGCCGTTCTGCACCTTTGGCTGCAATTACGTGGCTGGGCTCCTGATGGGTGATTACCGGGTTTATGTGCCTGAACATGCGGCTTAACGGAAACCACTTGTTTCCCGAAAACGTATCGGACACAAAGACTTACAAACAGAAGAAAGGAAGAAAAAGAAGCATGTTGAAACAAGACTTAAATTTCCTTCAAATTGTCTCAATCGTTACTTCTCGGTTGGGTTGCACATTAGACAGCATCGACGTCGAGGCGAGGGCTGTCTCGATTACCTGCCCTGGTGGCAAAGAGCAGGAAACTGACTGCGCCACCGCCATAGCGGAGATTATAGAAGGTACATTGGACCCTGAGGACCCATGGGTCTTTCCTAAGATCACTCGCAACCCAGTGTTAAGGGATAAAAAATAAAATGCATCAAGAAAATTATTACCGAATTTTGGGTGTAGAACCGCATGCCAGCGCGGAGCAGATCAAAGAGGCTTATCGGAGACTTGCCTTCAAATATCATCCCGATCGAAACAGGGCAAATCCCGAAGCTTCCGAAACAATGAAAGCTGTTAACGAAGCTTATGCTGTTCTTTCAAATCCGGCCAAAAGACGGGAATACGAGGCCTTAAGACACCAGTTTGGATCTTCGGCTTATAGTCAATTCAGAAGGAGTTATTCTGAGGAGGATATTTTCCGCGGTTCAGACATTAATGACATTCTCGAGGAAATGGCCAAGGTATTTGGCTTCAGGGGTTACGAAGATATTTTCCGGGAATTCTATGGGGAAGCATACCGGACTTTTGAATTCAAAAAACCTGGTTTTTTTGCCAAAGGGTTTGTTTTTGCTGGATATCCAGGAGAACGTGAACGGGATCAACGCCAGTTTCCGCTGCAAGGGCATCTGGGAAAACTCTCTCGCTTTTTTCTGGAAAAAGTCGGCGGCATCGAATTGCCTGAAAACGGTTCAGACATCCTCGATGTCATTAAACTGAGCCCCCAGCAAGCACAGCAGGGCGGTCCATTTGCCTACTTCCTCCGAAGAAAGTCAAAAAAGTTGGTTCTCAAGATTCCGCCTCGAGTCAGAGAAGGCCAACGAATCCGTCTTGTGGCAATGGGCGAGGATGGAAAAGGGGGCGGAAAACCTGGGGATCTTTACCTGAAGGTTCACATCAAGAAGCCCCTTCTTCAGAGGATGCAGGGCTTCCTTTCTGAACTTCACAAGTAGTTCCTCGTCGTTGAGTTGAGGGGTGCCATACGGGGTAATCCTAGGCTCAGCAAGTTGGGGTCACAGTATGGATAGTATCCAGACCACCTGAAAGGCCAATGAAACAGAGAGTAAAAGTGCACGAGACCATGAATGGCACGTTAAAACTCGATAGATCCCCGTGCGTGACCTGTCACCGGAAAAACGAAGACAAGACTAGGTGCGCCCGTATATGTAAACGGCTTGACGTCTTCCGATCTGGCAATGATTATTCTGGTCTACCGATACCGAATGAGGCTGCGATTTCGAACCCAGGACACTCTACCGACAAGAACAAGAAAGCGGCCTAAGGCCAGGGGTTGCGTTACTTACGAATGCCTGAACTGGGGCTCACGTGGCAGGGACGTATAAGGGGAACGTTCGTGCAGAACGTGCACAGCATTTTAGGGATATTTCTCTAAACACTGCCGGCTTCTTCTAGTGTCTCGGTCATGACGTTGAATTCCTCTGGCTCCTCAATCGTCAGTGAAACTGAACCACTCAAGAGTACGTAAAGTGTCTTAGCCTGCTGTCCGTGTCTATAGATCTCTTCACTCGGCACGAAGTTCTTTGTCTGACCGAGACGGACCACGGCCCTAAGTCAGTTGGAGTGGCAGCATCTTCAAGCATGTCCCATTTATCCCATCCGGTAGATCGGTCATGCACATCACTGGCGGCCAATTCAGGAGAGGAATAAGAGCCGGGTTGCACAGCGTCTATACATAATAGCCAGCTACCCAGCTCATTGGCATCAGGGCGAATGGAAAATGTGCCGACCCTTGTCTCGTAGTACCACATGGGTGTCCAACCTCCCCCTCTTACTCCTGCGGCATATATTGCGTTATTTTGTTTGCGGGGAAGTGCCTTAATAAGGGTTCCGCTGACAGAATGCGCAGTCTGACCGAAGCCTTTACTTTCTCTGTCTCGTCAAACGTATCAGGCCTGCTTCCATACGAATAAACGGCATGGTCTTCCTGTTGTACAAGTCAAGATCGACGCCGATCCTTTGCGCCATTTCATTGACAATGGGCAGTGGTCTTGGATCAGCCTTCCGCCAGAAGGGCCGGAGTTCTCGCAGGAAGATGTTGGCCGTCACCGGCCCAACGCCGTAAAAGGCGAGGAGCCGAGCCTCAAGCTCCGAACTAGTCTCTGAGATGTCGTGCAGCTTTTTCAGGCTGCCCTGATAATCGCCTACAAGCATCTCGCAGTCCTGCAATATCTGAGTGGACTTTTTTCCGTCATAGCGCACATAGCCGCCCTCTCTCATGATGGGATTCACAAGGAATTCCCACCCAGCAGCCAGGATCTTATCGGGGGTCAATAAGTCGTGCCTCTCAAAAGCGCGATAGGTGTTCTTTGCTATGGTTTCAGATATGCGTCCACCGAACAACAAGCTTGCCAAAAACCATTTGAAATGCACTCCATTGCGAGCACTTTTCAGCGCGATGCCAAGTTCTTCAGAGTACAGCAGGCTTTGTTTCAACTTATATACTGAAATCTTCATCTAACTCCTGCTGTCTGTCTTCGCCAGTGTTGCCCCCTTCCAACCCGTTCTTCCGCGCCTATTTTAGTCAGCGGTCCTGAACCGAGCAGGGGAAATCAGACTCACAGATCGATGCTGTATGGATGGGGCCGGATACGTTATGCAAACTAGCGCTTCTGGCAGGCTTTTTCAAAGTCTGAGCTTTTCGAAGTACTTCTCTTCCAATCTGATTCCGCCTTGCATCAGACGTTGATAGTCGATCTTCAACCTGGCATTTGCGATGTTCCTATTAGCAGCCGACAGCTCCACGGATTCAGAAGCATAGCCCCTGAGGTAGGTCTTAGACACCTTATGCATTTTACCATCAACACCGAACGTAAAATTACCCACTAGGAGATATGCGTCTATTTCTTCAGCATCGCCGGCCTCTACAAGAACCCTTTGAACGATGTTTTCTCTTATCAATTCCACGTTCGCCTTAACCTTCCTCCCTTCCTTCGCCCAGCCGATGATTTCCTCGAGCCTTACGGGCATCTCTTTTTCCAAACCTGACATAACGACCTCCTGATCAGTTTTTCAATCGCTCCTTCGTGCATACCAACGATTCCTTGTTAAGAGTTAACAACATAACACAGAGGCTGGAACAGGTGTTATGGGATTCATTGCTACTCGGGCCCATACGACTCATGCTACTTTTTCATCAGTTTCATGAAAATAGCCTCCGCCTTTCGAGCATAATTCTCAGCATCCCGTGCAGCCTGCTCGGCCCGCGCTGCTGCCTCTTCTGCGCGCGTGGAGGCATCTTTTGCCCTTTGGGCGGCGGCGGTGGCCGCCTTTGCTTGTCCGGAGGCGTCCACAGCTGTTGTCTTGGCGCTTTGGGCTTCTTCTAGGGCTTCATCTGCCTTTTGGAGGGCCTGCTGGGCTCGGTCCTGAACGTCCCTAAGATCTGAGGTGCGGGCACAGCTCCCCAGGGCGACTGCCAAACAGACCACCAGTGCGAAACACACCACGAGGCTTCCCTCTTTGCGAGTTTTCATTGGATTATCTCCCTGTCCAGTTAATCGAATCCGTTTATTCGTCTTCGCCGGAATACCCTGCAGCGCACCTTCGCCCAAGCTATGGCGCGTCGGCGACTTGCTGCAGGGATGAAAGGCAAGGCGAACCTACGGCGAAATTCTGCTTTGATACCCCGCAGCTTGCTGCGGGGAGCTTCATTTGGCGGAGACGACCCATCATCGGCTCCCCAGCTATAGCCCTTTCACCCCCCTTCTTAATTTTCCCAATGCGGATCGGAACTCCGTTTTGTTCACGCAATGCTGCTTCCACGCCTTCCATCGAGATACATTCCCAAAGACCCAATTCTTTCAAGCGGCTGTGCGTATATTCCTCCATATCGGCCAGCTTTCCGTATACATCGGGGTGGACCTCAAGGAATACTTCGCCGCTCTTAAATCCAACCTTAACAGGCTCATAAATGATCTCCACAGGGGTTCCAAGAGGGACTTCCTGAAAGAGTTGAGCGATATGTTCCGGGTAGAGACGGATGCAACCATGGCTCACCAGTCGACCAACGCCCCAAGGAAAACTAGTGCCGTGTATGCCATATCCCTTACGCGAGAGCCCGATCCAATACTTTCCCAAGGGGTTTTCTGACCCTGGGGGGACTTTCGTGATCCCGTAATTCTTCCTAAGCGAAGGAGGAAGGTCCCATACAGGATCGACTTCTCGCTCTATGACTCGGTAAACCCCTTCTGGTGTCTCATATCCTACGTCCCCGATTCCTACGGGATAGGTTTTCACCATCTCAATCCGCGGGAAGAATCGGTACAGCCTCAATTCGGGGAGATTGATCACGACGCCCTGATACCTGGTTGGTGGCAGAATCCATTGGGTCGGTATGGACAGACGAAGTCCCCATTCGGGTATCCAGGGGTCTGCGGAGGGATGGAAGATCTGCATTTCCTTGAACCCTAAACCGTAGTGCCTAGAGATGTCCAAGAGAGTTTCCTTGGGAGCCACAGTATGAACCCGTGGGCACCCTACCACCGTCTCCTGGATATTTGGATTGTCACTAGGACGCACAAGACGGTACTTGAATCCCTCACTACGAGCAACCTCGCCGCCAATGAGCACCAAAATGATCAATATCTGGAGGGTACTTCTCTCTATCATACGCTCGCATGAAATTCGCCAACCAGCTCCCAACTGCCCGCCCTCTCCAGACACACCCGGCAAGTCGCTACGAACCACTCTTTGGGCCCTTCGCAACCGCACTGCCTCTGTGTGATCCACCAGCGCTTGAGCAATGTACTTGATCAGATCCTTCATCTCCCGCCATCCTCTGCTGCTATGCAAGTTTCTTTATGTTCTCGACACCTTCATCCACACAATGTCAATGATTCTTAAAATTCATCGTTATGCTCAGGGTTCATTCCACACTGGATGTTTCTCGGATGTGTCGGTAGATGCTTGTCGGCAGCTCACAATAGGAGCCAAAGGCATGACTGCTTTGGTATGACCTTATGGGTTGTTGCCTCCGCTTATAGGGGCACTCGGAACAATCCCAGTATCGCCAGTGATGTTTGGCAGCGTGATCTAAGCAAGCGTGATAACAAGGGCAGTAGATATTCTTGTGACCTGACCTGTGGACGGGTTTGAGACCAGGTTTCATAAAGATCTCTCCTTATTCCTCATCGGGCATGTATCTCTCTGGATTCTCCTTTACACTGCCCGGCTCATCGACTGTATTCAGATGAAAGGCAGTCTCAAACAAATGGCTTTTCCCATATTCCTCACCCATCAACCCCCTTGCTTCAAGAACGGCTATGACCAACTGCAGGGTGTGGTCATCCAGTTCAAAATCAGTCCAGCCCAACAGGTGCAATCGTTTGTTTAGGTCCTGACGCGTCATGCGGGGAACGAATGAAAACGTATTGGCTAAGCTTCTGACAAAAAAGGGTATGCTGCTCTCTTCTATACCTTTGCCTTCCAATCGACGGACTAGCACTTG encodes:
- a CDS encoding DnaJ domain-containing protein, with protein sequence MHQENYYRILGVEPHASAEQIKEAYRRLAFKYHPDRNRANPEASETMKAVNEAYAVLSNPAKRREYEALRHQFGSSAYSQFRRSYSEEDIFRGSDINDILEEMAKVFGFRGYEDIFREFYGEAYRTFEFKKPGFFAKGFVFAGYPGERERDQRQFPLQGHLGKLSRFFLEKVGGIELPENGSDILDVIKLSPQQAQQGGPFAYFLRRKSKKLVLKIPPRVREGQRIRLVAMGEDGKGGGKPGDLYLKVHIKKPLLQRMQGFLSELHK
- a CDS encoding DNA methylase, whose product is MKISVYKLKQSLLYSEELGIALKSARNGVHFKWFLASLLFGGRISETIAKNTYRAFERHDLLTPDKILAAGWEFLVNPIMREGGYVRYDGKKSTQILQDCEMLVGDYQGSLKKLHDISETSSELEARLLAFYGVGPVTANIFLRELRPFWRKADPRPLPIVNEMAQRIGVDLDLYNRKTMPFIRMEAGLIRLTRQRK
- a CDS encoding L,D-transpeptidase family protein, translating into MKDLIKYIAQALVDHTEAVRLRRAQRVVRSDLPGVSGEGGQLGAGWRISCERMIERSTLQILIILVLIGGEVARSEGFKYRLVRPSDNPNIQETVVGCPRVHTVAPKETLLDISRHYGLGFKEMQIFHPSADPWIPEWGLRLSIPTQWILPPTRYQGVVINLPELRLYRFFPRIEMVKTYPVGIGDVGYETPEGVYRVIEREVDPVWDLPPSLRKNYGITKVPPGSENPLGKYWIGLSRKGYGIHGTSFPWGVGRLVSHGCIRLYPEHIAQLFQEVPLGTPVEIIYEPVKVGFKSGEVFLEVHPDVYGKLADMEEYTHSRLKELGLWECISMEGVEAALREQNGVPIRIGKIKKGGERAIAGEPMMGRLRQMKLPAASCGVSKQNFAVGSPCLSSLQQVADAP